One part of the Streptomyces lienomycini genome encodes these proteins:
- the ligA gene encoding NAD-dependent DNA ligase LigA, giving the protein MTTPAAVIVDATAYAQAVEDAARAAAAYYAGGSSPLDDDAYDRLARGIAAWEAEHPGEVLPDSPTGKVAGGAADGDVPHTVPMLSLDNVFSPEEFTAWTASLARRVDREVTRFSVGPKLDGLAVAARYREGRLTRLITRGDGTAGEDVSHAIGTLQGLPEVLAEPVTVEVRGEILMTTAQFEHANEVRMTHGGQPFANPRNAAAGTLRARERAYTVPMTFFGYGLLALPATDAALAARLDGLPYSELMSTAAGLGVHTSAGTAVPDVVVESPERVVARVREIAALRAELPFGIDGVVVKADLADDRRAAGSGSRAPRWAIAYKLPAVEKITRLLEVEWNVGRTGIIAPRGVLEPVVIEGSTITYATLHNPADITRRGLRLGDHVMVHRAGDVIPRVEAPVAHLRTGEEEPIVFPEACPRCGSGIDTSEERWRCAQGRNCHLVASLAYAAGRDQLDIEGLGTTRVVQLVEAGLVADLADLFTLRRERLLALERMGETSTDNLLAALAAAREQPLSRVLCALGVRGTGRSMSRRIARYFATMDHIRAADAEAMQRVDGIGVEKAPSIVSEIAELAPLIDKLTAAGVNMTEPGATPPPAVDADADGDSGAEPAPGGPLAGMKVVVTGAMTGSLERLSRGEMNELVERAGGRSSSSVSKNTSLVVAGEGAGSKRAKAEQLGVRLATPEEFAALVADLLG; this is encoded by the coding sequence ATGACTACTCCCGCAGCAGTGATCGTCGACGCCACCGCCTACGCCCAGGCGGTCGAGGACGCCGCCCGTGCCGCCGCCGCGTACTACGCGGGCGGCTCCTCCCCGCTGGACGACGACGCCTACGACCGGCTGGCGAGAGGGATAGCCGCGTGGGAGGCCGAGCACCCGGGCGAGGTGCTGCCCGACTCCCCCACCGGCAAGGTCGCCGGCGGCGCGGCCGACGGGGACGTGCCGCACACGGTGCCCATGCTCAGCCTGGACAACGTGTTCTCGCCGGAGGAGTTCACCGCCTGGACGGCGTCCCTGGCGCGGCGCGTCGACCGCGAGGTCACCCGGTTCAGTGTGGGCCCCAAGCTGGACGGCCTCGCGGTCGCCGCCCGCTACCGGGAGGGCCGCCTCACCCGGCTGATCACCCGGGGCGACGGCACGGCCGGTGAGGACGTCTCGCACGCCATCGGCACCCTTCAGGGGCTGCCCGAGGTGCTGGCCGAGCCGGTCACCGTCGAGGTGCGCGGCGAGATCCTGATGACCACGGCCCAGTTCGAGCACGCCAACGAGGTGCGCATGACCCACGGCGGGCAGCCCTTCGCCAACCCGCGCAACGCGGCCGCGGGCACCCTGCGGGCACGGGAGCGCGCCTACACGGTGCCGATGACGTTCTTCGGTTACGGACTGCTGGCCCTGCCCGCCACCGACGCCGCGCTCGCCGCCCGGCTCGACGGCCTCCCGTACAGCGAACTGATGTCCACGGCGGCCGGGCTCGGCGTGCACACGAGTGCCGGCACCGCCGTCCCGGACGTGGTCGTCGAGTCGCCGGAGCGGGTCGTGGCCCGGGTCCGGGAGATCGCCGCGCTCCGTGCCGAGCTGCCGTTCGGCATCGACGGGGTGGTCGTCAAGGCCGACCTCGCCGACGACCGGCGGGCCGCCGGGTCGGGCTCCCGGGCACCGCGGTGGGCGATCGCCTACAAGCTCCCGGCCGTCGAGAAGATCACCCGGCTCCTGGAGGTGGAGTGGAACGTCGGCCGTACCGGCATCATCGCCCCGCGCGGTGTCCTGGAACCGGTGGTCATCGAGGGCTCCACGATCACCTACGCCACGCTGCACAATCCGGCCGACATCACTCGTCGCGGCCTGCGTCTGGGCGACCACGTCATGGTGCACCGCGCCGGGGACGTCATCCCCCGCGTGGAGGCTCCGGTCGCGCACCTGCGGACGGGCGAGGAGGAGCCCATCGTGTTCCCCGAGGCGTGTCCGCGCTGCGGGTCGGGGATCGACACGAGCGAGGAGCGGTGGCGGTGCGCGCAGGGCCGCAACTGCCACCTGGTGGCCTCCCTCGCCTACGCCGCGGGCCGCGACCAGCTCGACATCGAGGGCCTGGGCACCACCCGCGTCGTCCAGCTCGTCGAGGCGGGCCTCGTCGCCGACCTGGCCGACCTGTTCACGCTCCGGCGGGAGCGGTTGCTCGCCCTGGAGCGGATGGGTGAGACCAGCACCGACAACCTGCTCGCCGCGCTCGCCGCGGCCAGGGAGCAGCCCCTGTCGCGCGTGCTGTGCGCGCTCGGTGTCCGGGGCACCGGCCGCTCCATGTCCCGGCGCATCGCCCGGTACTTCGCCACGATGGACCACATCCGTGCCGCCGACGCCGAGGCGATGCAGCGGGTCGACGGCATCGGGGTGGAGAAGGCGCCCTCCATCGTCTCGGAGATCGCCGAACTGGCGCCGCTCATCGACAAGCTCACCGCCGCCGGCGTCAACATGACCGAGCCCGGCGCGACCCCTCCGCCGGCCGTCGACGCGGACGCGGACGGCGACAGCGGGGCCGAGCCGGCACCGGGCGGCCCGCTGGCGGGCATGAAGGTGGTCGTCACCGGAGCGATGACCGGAAGCCTGGAGCGGCTCAGCCGGGGTGAGATGAACGAACTCGTCGAGCGGGCCGGCGGACGCTCCTCCTCCAGCGTCTCCAAGAACACGTCACTCGTCGTCGCGGGCGAGGGAGCGGGCTCCAAGCGCGCCAAGGCGGAACAGCTCGGCGTCCGCCTGGCGACCCCCGAGGAGTTCGCCGCACTGGTCGCCGACCTGCTGGGCTGA
- a CDS encoding serine hydrolase domain-containing protein: MHRRNRLTAAVLLAAALTGAFAPAAAAHPARPDRVQRQLDLLTTHDGVPGALAYDGRTTRTSGVADLDSGRPMVDERGRFRLASDTKAFTATAVMRLVADGRLGLGDRAGSYVPQLADSTITVRQLLKQTSGLPEYSALVDWNGGPGSSEDYLALALGQDPVFEPGTGWGYSNTNYLVLGMVIDEVSGVGFRTYVERTILRPLHLDDTYWPASGELALRGPHARNYGIHPADPAAGTVDVTEMPGYEFGASGGLVSTPADLNAFWDGLFGGRLLPGWAVRLMTRDTTDVGGRDVYPAGSRYGYGVASVPLSCGGVYWGHGGDLPGGSVGGGRATGGRGTVTVYTTTWAAEGDSLRHLQGAVDAALCATRR; the protein is encoded by the coding sequence ATGCACCGCCGCAACCGCCTCACCGCCGCAGTCCTGCTCGCCGCCGCGCTCACCGGGGCGTTCGCGCCCGCGGCGGCGGCCCACCCGGCCCGTCCCGACCGCGTCCAGCGCCAGTTGGACCTGCTCACCACACACGACGGCGTACCGGGCGCGCTCGCGTACGACGGCAGGACGACGCGTACCTCTGGCGTCGCGGACCTGGACTCGGGCCGGCCGATGGTCGACGAGCGGGGCCGGTTCCGACTGGCCAGCGACACCAAGGCGTTCACCGCGACGGCGGTGATGCGGCTGGTCGCGGACGGCAGGCTCGGGCTCGGCGACCGCGCGGGCTCCTACGTGCCCCAGCTGGCCGACAGCACCATCACCGTACGGCAGTTGCTGAAGCAGACCAGCGGGCTGCCGGAGTACTCGGCGCTGGTGGACTGGAACGGCGGCCCGGGTTCGTCCGAGGACTACCTGGCCCTCGCGCTCGGCCAGGACCCCGTGTTCGAGCCCGGCACCGGCTGGGGCTACTCCAACACGAACTACCTGGTCCTCGGCATGGTGATCGACGAGGTGTCGGGGGTCGGCTTCCGCACGTACGTGGAGCGCACGATCCTGCGCCCGCTGCACCTGGACGACACCTACTGGCCCGCGTCCGGCGAGCTGGCCCTGCGCGGCCCGCACGCCCGCAACTACGGGATCCACCCGGCGGATCCGGCGGCCGGGACGGTGGACGTGACCGAGATGCCCGGGTACGAGTTCGGCGCGTCCGGCGGGCTCGTCTCCACCCCCGCGGACCTCAACGCGTTCTGGGACGGCCTGTTCGGCGGCCGCCTCCTGCCCGGCTGGGCGGTGCGCCTGATGACGCGGGACACCACCGACGTCGGGGGCCGCGACGTCTACCCGGCGGGCAGCCGCTACGGCTACGGCGTCGCCTCGGTCCCGCTCAGCTGCGGCGGCGTCTACTGGGGCCACGGCGGCGATCTGCCCGGCGGTTCGGTGGGCGGCGGCCGGGCCACGGGCGGCCGGGGCACCGTGACCGTCTACACCACGACGTGGGCGGCCGAGGGCGACAGCCTGCGTCATCTGCAGGGCGCGGTGGACGCGGCCCTGTGCGCCACGAGGCGCTGA
- a CDS encoding MFS transporter gives MTVDVLRRPAPAERRARVAVAVLFFTNGALFANLLPRYPQIKADLGLGNAAYGLAVAAFPAGAVAAGLAAGVLVRRFGSARVAVGGTLLTGAGVLAAGLADSVAVFAGALFLAGAMDAFTDVAQNAHGLRVQRRYGRSIINSFHAVWSVGAVTGGSMAAAAIALGVPRGPHLLFSAVVFGVAACVALRYCLPGPETGSETEPAGPTDAEDGALPPGRAPVAGVRTGWVLGALVLIATAGTLVEDAGMSWATLYLADSLHATVALAASGYVALVGAQFVGRIVGDRLVDRFGQRAVARSGALIAGVGMGLALAVPTVPGTVLGFAAAGFGVATLVPAAMHEADELPGLRPGTGLTLVSWLMRLGFLLSPPVVGLVADATSLRVGLLVVPLAGLLVLLCAGALQPRRR, from the coding sequence ATGACTGTTGACGTACTGCGCCGGCCGGCCCCGGCCGAGCGACGGGCTCGGGTCGCCGTCGCCGTGCTGTTCTTCACCAACGGGGCCCTGTTCGCCAACCTCCTGCCGCGGTACCCGCAGATCAAGGCGGACCTCGGCCTCGGGAACGCCGCCTACGGTCTGGCCGTGGCGGCGTTCCCCGCGGGCGCCGTCGCGGCCGGACTCGCGGCCGGGGTCCTGGTGCGCCGGTTCGGCTCGGCCCGGGTGGCGGTCGGCGGCACGCTGCTGACCGGGGCGGGCGTCCTCGCCGCGGGACTCGCCGACTCCGTGGCGGTGTTCGCGGGGGCGCTGTTCCTGGCCGGAGCGATGGACGCGTTCACCGACGTCGCGCAGAACGCCCACGGCCTGCGGGTGCAGCGGCGGTACGGACGTTCCATCATCAACTCCTTCCACGCCGTCTGGTCGGTGGGCGCCGTCACCGGCGGGTCCATGGCCGCCGCCGCGATCGCGCTCGGCGTCCCGCGGGGCCCGCACCTGCTGTTCTCCGCCGTGGTGTTCGGGGTCGCGGCGTGCGTCGCCCTGCGCTACTGCCTGCCGGGCCCGGAGACCGGGTCCGAGACCGAACCGGCGGGGCCGACCGACGCGGAGGACGGCGCGCTCCCGCCGGGGCGGGCCCCGGTGGCGGGAGTGCGTACCGGCTGGGTACTGGGCGCGCTCGTCCTCATCGCCACGGCCGGCACCCTCGTCGAGGACGCGGGCATGTCCTGGGCCACCCTGTACCTCGCCGACTCGCTGCACGCGACGGTGGCGCTGGCCGCCTCCGGCTATGTCGCCCTGGTCGGCGCGCAGTTCGTCGGCCGGATCGTCGGCGACCGGCTCGTGGACCGCTTCGGCCAGCGCGCGGTGGCCCGCTCCGGCGCCCTGATCGCCGGGGTCGGCATGGGTCTGGCACTGGCCGTGCCGACGGTGCCCGGCACCGTCCTCGGGTTCGCCGCCGCCGGGTTCGGCGTGGCGACGCTGGTTCCGGCGGCGATGCACGAGGCCGACGAACTGCCCGGCCTCAGGCCCGGGACGGGGCTGACCCTCGTCTCCTGGCTGATGCGGCTCGGATTCCTGCTCTCCCCGCCGGTCGTGGGGCTGGTCGCCGACGCGACGAGTCTGCGGGTGGGGCTGCTGGTGGTACCGCTCGCGGGGCTCCTCGTCCTCCTGTGCGCCGGTGCGCTCCAGCCGCGGCGGCGCTGA
- a CDS encoding sugar O-acetyltransferase: MPTDHFAGDSRTNLERMQAGDLYIADDPEIARRQQQAVRLAARYQAAYAEDAEAARPLLAELLGSLGAEAHVRPPLYVDYGSNISVGARAFVNYNLTALDVAAITIGEDCQIGPNVQLLTPTHPLEPGPRRDKLEAARPIVIGDNVWLGGGAIVLPGVTIGDNSVIGAGAVVTKDVPANVVAVGNPARPVRKV; this comes from the coding sequence ATGCCGACAGACCACTTCGCGGGAGACTCCCGCACGAACCTCGAACGCATGCAGGCGGGCGACCTCTACATCGCCGACGATCCGGAGATCGCCCGCAGGCAGCAGCAGGCCGTGCGGCTGGCCGCCCGCTACCAGGCGGCGTACGCCGAGGACGCGGAGGCGGCGCGGCCCCTGCTCGCGGAGCTGCTGGGCTCGCTGGGCGCCGAGGCCCACGTGCGGCCGCCGCTGTACGTCGACTACGGCAGCAACATCAGCGTCGGGGCGCGCGCCTTCGTCAACTACAACCTGACGGCGCTGGACGTCGCGGCCATCACCATCGGCGAGGACTGCCAGATCGGGCCGAACGTCCAGTTGCTCACGCCCACGCACCCCCTGGAGCCCGGGCCCCGGCGCGACAAGCTGGAGGCCGCCCGGCCCATCGTCATCGGCGACAACGTCTGGCTGGGCGGTGGTGCGATCGTGCTGCCGGGCGTGACCATCGGCGACAACTCCGTCATCGGCGCCGGGGCGGTCGTCACGAAGGACGTGCCGGCGAACGTCGTCGCCGTCGGCAACCCCGCCCGGCCGGTGCGGAAGGTGTAA
- a CDS encoding TetR/AcrR family transcriptional regulator, giving the protein MATGHTDPQRRERILDATLDLIAEEGMARVSHRKIATRAGVPLGSMTYHFSGIDQLLREAFGRFTDHIVAVFDAHLGAAADRDQARAAVADLVHELSEDSQRDLVLTQELYTLAARQPAYRELTHEWMRRSRVHLEQHFDPDTARQLDALIEGLTLHRALAREPHGRALTLEAISRVTTTDRRGPRGSDTP; this is encoded by the coding sequence ATGGCAACCGGACACACGGACCCGCAGCGGCGTGAGCGCATCCTCGACGCCACCCTCGACCTGATCGCCGAGGAGGGCATGGCCCGCGTCTCCCACCGGAAGATCGCGACGCGCGCCGGGGTGCCCCTCGGCTCGATGACGTACCACTTCAGCGGCATCGACCAGCTGTTGCGGGAGGCGTTCGGCCGGTTCACCGACCACATTGTCGCCGTCTTCGACGCCCACCTCGGTGCCGCCGCCGACCGCGACCAGGCCCGTGCGGCGGTGGCCGACCTCGTGCACGAGCTGTCCGAGGACAGCCAGCGGGACCTGGTCCTCACCCAGGAGCTGTACACGCTCGCCGCGCGGCAGCCCGCCTACCGGGAGCTGACCCACGAGTGGATGCGCCGCAGCCGGGTCCATCTGGAGCAGCACTTCGACCCGGACACGGCCCGCCAGCTCGACGCCCTCATCGAGGGCCTCACCCTGCACCGCGCCCTGGCCCGTGAGCCGCACGGACGTGCCCTCACCCTGGAGGCGATCTCCCGGGTCACCACCACGGACCGGCGCGGACCCCGGGGAAGCGACACCCCCTAG
- the htpG gene encoding molecular chaperone HtpG — protein MTTETFEFQVEARQLLQLMIHSVYSNKDVFLRELVSNASDALDKLRLAALRDDAPGADVSDLHIELETDKDARTLTVRDNGIGMTYDEVTRLIGTIANSGTAQFLEELREAKDAAGADGLIGQFGVGFYSGFMVADEVTLVTRHAGETEGTRWTSKGEGTYTLERVGEAPQGTAVTLHLKSADSENQLHDYTSAWKIKEIVKRYSDFITWPVRLLPEPGEDDAAETREAETLNSMKALWARPRDEVSDDEYHELYKHIGHDWRDPLETIRLQAEGTFEYQALLFVPAHAPHDLFTQGYQRGVQLYVKRVFIMDDCEELLPPYLRFVKGVVDAQDLSLNVSREILQQDRHIRMIQRRLTKKVLSTVKGLATSAPERYATFWREFGAVLKEGLVTDADNRDAILAASSFATTHDADEPTTLAAYVERMKDGQDDIYYMTGESRQAIENSPHMEAFRAKGVEVLLLTDAVDEVWVDAVGEYEGRALRSVAKGEIDLAGSEDEKSDAEKEKQGEEYAGLLGWMTEHLGEDVKEVRLSSRLTVSPACVVSDAGELTPALENMYRAMGQEVPGAKRILELNPEHQLVKTLNRAYTDQRDRAELTESAELLHALAVLAEGGRPKDPARFVKLVADRLERTV, from the coding sequence ATGACGACCGAAACGTTTGAGTTCCAGGTAGAGGCACGTCAGCTTCTCCAGCTGATGATTCACTCCGTCTACTCGAACAAGGATGTCTTCCTGCGCGAACTCGTCTCCAACGCCTCCGACGCGCTGGACAAGCTGCGCCTCGCCGCCCTGCGCGACGACGCGCCGGGCGCCGACGTGAGCGACCTGCACATCGAGTTGGAGACCGACAAGGACGCCCGCACCCTGACCGTGCGGGACAACGGCATCGGCATGACGTACGACGAGGTCACCCGGCTCATCGGCACGATCGCCAACTCCGGTACCGCCCAGTTCCTCGAGGAGCTGCGCGAGGCCAAGGACGCGGCCGGGGCCGACGGGCTCATCGGCCAGTTCGGCGTCGGCTTCTACTCCGGCTTCATGGTCGCGGACGAGGTCACCCTGGTCACCCGGCACGCCGGCGAGACCGAGGGCACCCGCTGGACCTCGAAGGGCGAGGGCACCTACACCCTGGAGCGGGTCGGCGAGGCCCCGCAGGGCACCGCGGTCACCCTGCACCTCAAGTCGGCCGACTCCGAGAACCAGCTCCACGACTACACCTCCGCGTGGAAGATCAAGGAGATCGTCAAGCGGTACTCGGACTTCATCACCTGGCCGGTCCGCCTGCTGCCGGAACCGGGCGAGGACGACGCCGCCGAGACCCGCGAGGCCGAGACCCTCAACTCGATGAAGGCCCTGTGGGCACGCCCGCGCGACGAGGTGTCCGACGACGAGTACCACGAGCTGTACAAGCACATCGGCCACGACTGGCGCGACCCGCTGGAGACGATCCGGCTCCAGGCGGAGGGCACCTTCGAGTACCAGGCCCTGCTCTTCGTGCCCGCGCACGCCCCGCACGACCTGTTCACCCAGGGCTACCAGCGCGGCGTCCAGCTCTACGTGAAGCGCGTCTTCATCATGGACGACTGCGAGGAACTGCTCCCGCCCTACCTGCGGTTCGTCAAGGGCGTCGTCGACGCGCAGGACCTCTCGCTCAACGTCTCGCGCGAGATCCTCCAGCAGGACCGCCACATCCGCATGATCCAGCGGCGGCTGACGAAGAAGGTCCTCTCCACGGTCAAGGGCCTCGCGACGTCCGCGCCGGAGCGCTACGCCACCTTCTGGCGGGAGTTCGGCGCCGTCCTGAAGGAGGGGCTGGTGACCGACGCCGACAACCGCGACGCCATCCTCGCCGCCTCCTCCTTCGCGACCACGCACGACGCCGACGAGCCGACCACCCTGGCGGCCTACGTGGAGCGGATGAAGGACGGCCAGGACGACATCTACTACATGACGGGCGAGTCCCGGCAGGCCATCGAGAACTCCCCGCACATGGAGGCGTTCCGCGCCAAGGGCGTCGAGGTGCTGCTGCTCACCGACGCCGTCGACGAGGTCTGGGTCGACGCGGTCGGCGAGTACGAGGGCAGGGCGCTGCGGTCGGTGGCCAAGGGCGAGATCGACCTCGCCGGCTCCGAGGACGAGAAGAGCGACGCCGAGAAGGAGAAGCAGGGCGAGGAGTACGCCGGGCTGCTCGGCTGGATGACGGAGCACCTGGGCGAGGACGTCAAGGAGGTCCGCCTCTCCTCCCGCCTCACCGTCTCCCCGGCCTGCGTCGTCTCCGACGCGGGCGAGCTGACGCCCGCGCTGGAGAACATGTACCGCGCGATGGGCCAGGAGGTGCCCGGCGCCAAGCGGATCCTCGAACTGAACCCGGAGCACCAGCTGGTGAAGACCCTGAACCGGGCGTACACCGATCAGCGGGACCGGGCGGAACTCACCGAGAGCGCCGAACTGCTGCACGCCCTCGCGGTCCTCGCCGAGGGCGGCCGGCCCAAGGACCCGGCCCGGTTCGTGAAGCTGGTGGCGGACCGCCTGGAGCGCACCGTGTAG